In Shewanella sp. MR-4, the genomic stretch TTCGCCCATCTGAGTTTTTAAGCATGGATTTAAGTGAAATAAAAAGTCTACTAAACAAGGAAAATATATGTTTTTAATTATGTCTGGTGCATATGTTACCGAAGATCTTAAAGCTGAATTCGGAACAATACCACCAGCCTTTCTACCTTTAGGTAACAGACGGCTATTTCAGCATCAAATACAAAAAATTCCTAAGGGAAAGAGTATTTACCTTTCCTTACCAGACTCTTATAAAATTCCTGAAGTGGACAATTCGTGGCTAGCCGCCCATAACATTAACATTATTCGTACACCAGTAAACCTTTCTATCGGCGAAGCTATTGTCACCAGTTTAAACATTGCAGAAGAAATGTCTTCAAATTCACTTAGCATTCTCTTTGGAGATACATTACTGGAGAGTTATCCAACAGAATGCGATATTATAGCAACAGCTAATACACTAGATAACTATACATGGTCCACTTTCTCAACAAAAAACGAAATTAGCTGGAAAGAAAACCAACAAATTATATGTGGTTATTTTAACTTCACCCATCCAAAAAAACTAATAAAATGTATCACAATTGAGCGCTGGGACTTTATTAATGGAGTAAATCGTTACAATAATGAAAATGGATTATCAAATTTTAAAGTTAAAAAGTGGTATGATTTTGGTCATATAAACACATATTACCACTCAAAAACAGCATTTACGACACAAAGAGCTTTCAATGATCTGAAAATAAACCAAACACAGATTACAAAATCTAGCAAAAATAATAATAAAATTCTTGCCGAAGCAAACTGGTTTGAATCAATACCACCAATGCTCAGAGTTTATACCCCACAATATTTGGGTTGCACTGAAGATAAACTAGGAAATTATAGCTACTCTTTAGAATATCTTCACAACATTTCCTTGAATGAATTATTTGTTTTCACTGAGATTCCAACTAGCATTTGGGATAACATTTTCACTCATTGCATAAAATTCATTGACTATTGTAAAGAAGTAAAAAATGTTAAAAATGTTAAATTTTTCAATGAATTACTAACCGTAAAAACAAAAGATAGATTAAATGATTATCTCTTGAGTGAAAAAATAAAAATTGACGAAAAGTGGACATTTAACAAAAACATCAAGTGTAGCATTTTAGATATTTTAGATCTAAGCAAACAATATCTTCCAGCAGAAAGTAAGCACGCAACATTAATGCATGGAGATTTTTGCTTTAGCAATATTTTGTATGATTTCAGAGCTGACAAGATAAAAGTCATAGACCCAAGAGGAATTACACATCAAGGACAAATCAGCATTTATGGTGATATTTTATATGATATAGCTAAGCTAAGTCACTCCGTATTAGGAATGTATGATTGGATTATTGCTGGTTACCATCAAACAAGTGTTGACTACGCTAAAAGAGAATTATCAATAACCTTACCAAACGATAACAAAATCGACAAAATAAAGTCGTCGTTTTTAAATAAGGTTTGCAAACATTACAATCTAACACCGTTAAATATATATGCCATGCAAATTCAACTTTTCATATCCATGCTAACATTACACTCTGATGATAAATATAGGCAATCAGGGCTATTTGCTAATGCTTTCAGAATTTACAGTATTATGAAGGAGCTTATAAAATGATTGTAATCCCAATGGCAGGACTAAGTAGTCGATTTTTTAAAGAAGGATATGAGCAACCAAAATATATGTTACTAGCCCATGGATTATCGCTGTTTGAGCACTCAGTTAAAAGCTTTGAAAAATATTTCAAAAGCGAAGAGTTTATTTTTATAGTTCGAGATAGCTATGAGACTCCTAATTTTGTAAGAAAAAAATCAGAGATCCTAGGCATAAAAAACTTCAAAATAATAGTTCTTCATGAAAATACAAAGGGACAGGCTGAGACAGTTTTTCTCGGCTTAAAAGAGATTAACAAAACAGAAGAACCAATCACTATTTTCAATATAGACACATTTAGACCAGGATTTATATACCCGGAATTAGAAGCGCTCGGAGATGGCTACTTAGAAGTATTTCAGGGCGAAGGAGATAACTGGTCATTTGTGAGAGCAATTTCCAATGAAACAACGTTGATTGACTTAACTACTGAGAAAAAACCTATATCCAAATTATGCTGCACTGGGTTGTATTATTTTAAAAGCAGTAAAGATTACATAGATGCATATAATAATTACATACGTCTCCCTATAGAAGAATGGGAAAAGGGAGAACTATATGTAGCACCGCTGTATAACTATCTCATAAGAAAAAATAAAAAAATACATTATAATTTAATATCTAGAGAGGATGTCATATTTTGCGGAGTCCCTTCGGAATATAAAGACTTTCTATCAATAAATGATTAAAAATCTTAGTCTACAATGCATAAAACATGCATTGTAGGTTTAATTTATTTTTTTAACTTATTCCAAAAATCTCTTAGTCCAGACTTTTTCAAAATAAATTTATTTATAAAATATAGATTATATACTAATCTCCCAAATATATTTCCATTGATAAAGTATGCCTGATCTCTATAAGGTCGTTTAAATCTACGAGGAATATCTAAGCCTAGCTTTTTAAATGACAAAAAATTAAAATCTTCTTGAATTCTTGACTTTGCCAACAAACACTCCTCAAGACTAACATTTCGCTCAGAATTTATTTCAATATTTGAAAAATAGTTCTTATAAAAACGTCGCCCCAACATTTGTTCGACAGTCCTATAGTCATCATAATGAAGATAATTTTTGTCTGTATCGCCAAAAAGCTCACCTTTCCAATACTTTATAACATCTTCAGAATATCCTATAAATATAAAGTCACTTAAGTGATAATCAACATAACTCCTTCCACCAAATTTAAAGTACTCTGTGCGACTGTATATATCCAATATGGTCAAACGTCCTTTAAATCTACTGGCTTTAACCAATAAAGAAGGGAGAATATCTATCAAGTTATTATTGATAAATTTAAAATCAGATCTAACTTTACAACAATAAATAGATTCGACTAACTCCAATCCGGCTACAACGCCATGTATTTGTCTATTCACATTCTCAAATTTTGGAATTGAGTTGATACATCCGGCCTGATTAGGGCCTACGTCATCAGGACAAACTATAAGATCTATCAAAGATAATACTTCAAGAGGGATCACGACGTTATCTGACCTTGAATATATTATTTTGGAATCAGGAAAATATTTTCGTAAAGTTCTAAAGCATTCATCAGAAGAAATATGATTTCTATCTGTATGCGGAAAGTAAGGTCCTTGCACAACAAAAGTCAGTTCTTTCATTTTTATCTCAAAATAAATTTAAACTAATCATAAATCAAAATTTTATCAAAACCTCCAATAGCCTAACTTGCGGCGCATTTTAAAGTGTCGCAGTAGGTTCAATGGCTTAGGTTTAAGCCAAGCGGTTCCCTTATCGATCAAGGCATCGGTCGCCGCGAGTACACGCTGGCTAGACTGACCATCTCCCGTGGGGTGAATTTGATTGCAATAATCATGGATATGCGCCATCAAATCATCGGGGCGGCTGAGCGCTCTAGTGAGTGCAGGTTCAATCTCTTCGACTCGGTTAATATCGATTAAATGCGCCTTCGGTGACTGATTTTTAAAGGTCACCACTGGCTTACGCTGCATTAAAAACATCAATAAAATCGAGGATGTATCGCAGAGCATCACATCTCCCGCCTGCAGAAGCGGGATCACGTTGTCGGTTTCCACAAACTGCAGATTCTCATTTTCGAGAGTCTTGTATTGCTCAACAATACTTGGCTTCATCTTAGGATGGAATTGTACCAGCCAGCGCCACTGGCTCTTTTGCGACAGGGCTTTAATCTGCTCGAATACCTCAGGCGCACAGGTCAGACTGGGGGAGAATGTCGAGCAAAACAGCACTACGGGCCGTGGATCATCGGACTTTATGTAAGGATTATCTTTATTTTCAATAAATAAAGGATCGAGCGCTGGCCAACCCGTTTCAGCCACGGTAAAGGTGCCGATTTTTTTCTCTAGCTCAAGGAACGGCAGCGTCGTCGCCGGCCCTTGGGTGCAATACAAGTCAAAGCAATCGCGGATTTCGAAGTGATCTTCTCGCCCCTTATGATTCATTTTGCCCGCATTAAAACCGTGGAACACCCCCACTTTTACTCCAGGGATAAAGCTTGGCACTACGTTACCCGGCACGAACACGGCATCGGGTTTCCATGCCTTAACGGCATCGATATCGGGTAAGCGTTTTTCATCCGCTTTAAGGAATTTGGGGTCGACTTCACGGCCTTCGAGGAACCAACACGCCTCATCGCCACGCGCCAGAATCACTTGCTGCAGCGGCCTTAGCATCGCATAGGAATAGTTCTGTGCTATGTAGAACAAATAACGTCTTTTATTTGATTTACGCGCTTCCACCGCTTTCTCCTCGGGTAAATTATTTCGCTAGCGCGAGATATTGTTCGGCAATCGCAGTCGCATCCACCTTAGCTAAAATCTCCACATTGTCGAGGGATGGCGGCTGGGCGACCACGGCGTCAATCATCTTGGCCAAGGCCGCAGGATTACGACGGGGCACAAGATAGGGGGCCAAATTTCCGGTCAAAATCTCATTCGGCCCATGTGGGCAATCGGTACTGACCACTGGCGTGCCGCAGGCTAAGGATTCGATTAATACCGTCGGCAATCCTTCGAAATCGGAACTCAGCACCAGTGCTTTCGCACGTTTGATCCAAGGAAAAGGATTACTCTGGAATCCAGGAATGATTAAGCGCTTCTCGATGCCGTATTTCTTCGCCGCTTTAATCGCCTTCTTGTGGTTATGGCATAACAGCACCACGGGTAACTGATTTTGGGTCTGCTTAAGGGCCTCAAACAGCACATCGTGGCGCTTCTGCTTAGCAAAACGCCCCACGTGGATCAGATAGTCACCCTGAGGGATTTGCGGATTATCTTGCTGTGACTGAGCAACAATCTCATTAAATTCAAATGGATTGTAGATAGTTCGCATGGATGCTGGCTGCAAGCGTCCCTTAGCTTGAATCTCTTTGGCGATGCCGTTGGAAACAGTGATCAAATGCTGGCCATTGAGCGCTT encodes the following:
- a CDS encoding glycosyltransferase family 2 protein — its product is MIVIPMAGLSSRFFKEGYEQPKYMLLAHGLSLFEHSVKSFEKYFKSEEFIFIVRDSYETPNFVRKKSEILGIKNFKIIVLHENTKGQAETVFLGLKEINKTEEPITIFNIDTFRPGFIYPELEALGDGYLEVFQGEGDNWSFVRAISNETTLIDLTTEKKPISKLCCTGLYYFKSSKDYIDAYNNYIRLPIEEWEKGELYVAPLYNYLIRKNKKIHYNLISREDVIFCGVPSEYKDFLSIND
- a CDS encoding glycosyltransferase, whose protein sequence is MRIAIAIDSLAGGGAEKVMITLAKQFISLGHEPHFLVMEDNRYYETPENLPVHQCFADKDKDYDHFGRLGASVDKLRAKIAEIESRVGKFDLFLSNLDKTNLMMTKTGVTPLYVIVHSSVEEELSRQFKLGPFAYYKKLRAKKALNGQHLITVSNGIAKEIQAKGRLQPASMRTIYNPFEFNEIVAQSQQDNPQIPQGDYLIHVGRFAKQKRHDVLFEALKQTQNQLPVVLLCHNHKKAIKAAKKYGIEKRLIIPGFQSNPFPWIKRAKALVLSSDFEGLPTVLIESLACGTPVVSTDCPHGPNEILTGNLAPYLVPRRNPAALAKMIDAVVAQPPSLDNVEILAKVDATAIAEQYLALAK
- a CDS encoding CDP-glycerol--glycerophosphate glycerophosphotransferase; amino-acid sequence: MEARKSNKRRYLFYIAQNYSYAMLRPLQQVILARGDEACWFLEGREVDPKFLKADEKRLPDIDAVKAWKPDAVFVPGNVVPSFIPGVKVGVFHGFNAGKMNHKGREDHFEIRDCFDLYCTQGPATTLPFLELEKKIGTFTVAETGWPALDPLFIENKDNPYIKSDDPRPVVLFCSTFSPSLTCAPEVFEQIKALSQKSQWRWLVQFHPKMKPSIVEQYKTLENENLQFVETDNVIPLLQAGDVMLCDTSSILLMFLMQRKPVVTFKNQSPKAHLIDINRVEEIEPALTRALSRPDDLMAHIHDYCNQIHPTGDGQSSQRVLAATDALIDKGTAWLKPKPLNLLRHFKMRRKLGYWRF
- a CDS encoding WavE lipopolysaccharide synthesis family protein, with the protein product MKELTFVVQGPYFPHTDRNHISSDECFRTLRKYFPDSKIIYSRSDNVVIPLEVLSLIDLIVCPDDVGPNQAGCINSIPKFENVNRQIHGVVAGLELVESIYCCKVRSDFKFINNNLIDILPSLLVKASRFKGRLTILDIYSRTEYFKFGGRSYVDYHLSDFIFIGYSEDVIKYWKGELFGDTDKNYLHYDDYRTVEQMLGRRFYKNYFSNIEINSERNVSLEECLLAKSRIQEDFNFLSFKKLGLDIPRRFKRPYRDQAYFINGNIFGRLVYNLYFINKFILKKSGLRDFWNKLKK